A section of the Bacillus sp. HSf4 genome encodes:
- a CDS encoding MerR family transcriptional regulator, producing MKMKVKEVADLVGISVRTLHHYDEIGLLNPSETTESGYRLYSDDDLEKLQQILFFRELDFPLKKIKNILESPSFDRNEALQMHRKMLLEKRRRLDQMIDTIDKTIKFAKGEIEMTNEERFAGFDFSQNPYEEEASERWGDEAIDKTKAHIEAMSEDERKAMEQQYDAIYRKIAALRNGAPDSEEAQAAIQEWYDFLNQNSGHHFSLETFKCIGQMYVDDERFTKNIDQYGTGLAKFMCDAMAVFADRNKQ from the coding sequence ATGAAAATGAAAGTGAAAGAAGTTGCTGACTTAGTCGGCATCAGTGTGCGCACACTGCATCATTATGATGAAATCGGACTTTTGAATCCGTCGGAGACAACTGAATCGGGCTATCGGCTGTATTCAGATGACGATCTGGAAAAGCTGCAGCAGATTTTGTTTTTTAGAGAGCTCGACTTCCCTTTAAAAAAGATTAAAAACATTCTCGAAAGTCCTTCTTTTGACCGCAATGAAGCGCTCCAGATGCACCGCAAAATGCTTTTGGAGAAACGCAGACGGCTGGATCAAATGATTGACACCATCGACAAAACGATAAAATTTGCGAAAGGAGAAATTGAAATGACGAATGAAGAAAGGTTTGCAGGCTTCGATTTCAGCCAAAACCCATATGAAGAGGAAGCGAGTGAACGCTGGGGAGATGAAGCCATCGACAAAACGAAGGCCCATATTGAGGCTATGTCCGAAGACGAACGAAAAGCAATGGAGCAGCAATATGATGCCATTTACAGAAAAATCGCCGCCCTTCGAAATGGTGCGCCTGATTCAGAAGAGGCGCAGGCGGCCATTCAAGAATGGTATGATTTTTTAAACCAAAATTCCGGTCATCACTTTTCGCTTGAGACTTTCAAATGCATCGGGCAAATGTATGTCGATGATGAACGCTTCACAAAAAATATCGATCAGTACGGAACCGGTTTGGCGAAGTTTATGTGCGACGCCATGGCGGTTTTTGCGGACCGGAATAAGCAATGA
- a CDS encoding putative holin-like toxin encodes MTTFETISLMIAFGMLIAVLSKKEK; translated from the coding sequence ATGACAACATTCGAAACAATCTCTTTAATGATTGCTTTCGGCATGTTAATTGCCGTGTTGTCTAAGAAAGAAAAATAG
- a CDS encoding RDD family protein: MQYADVWVRAGALVTDCVIAVGLDLIFGGGSPGVLATAVLVYVFCPLFMPLTKLQGTIGKAVFRLPIVSADSGGRLKLWQAIVRYCAAWVHFISVLFYLAVLFSEKKQADLAAKTYVIKADVLKD; the protein is encoded by the coding sequence TTGCAATATGCAGACGTTTGGGTCCGGGCAGGGGCGCTAGTGACCGATTGTGTGATTGCGGTTGGTTTGGATTTGATATTCGGAGGCGGCTCTCCCGGCGTTTTGGCAACAGCCGTTCTCGTCTATGTGTTCTGCCCGCTGTTCATGCCGTTAACTAAGCTTCAAGGCACGATTGGAAAAGCCGTTTTCCGGCTTCCCATCGTATCCGCCGATAGCGGCGGACGGCTAAAGTTGTGGCAGGCTATCGTCCGCTATTGCGCCGCATGGGTGCATTTCATTTCGGTTCTGTTTTACCTTGCAGTCCTGTTTTCGGAAAAGAAACAGGCCGACTTAGCGGCAAAAACATATGTGATCAAAGCAGACGTTTTGAAAGACTAA
- a CDS encoding serpin family protein: MEMNLKWKTAAVWIALFLIAGCGGAKNTGPAPVPKQQSAPGAEPSFAAAEQQFAFELFRELVKQEGLSHNIFLSPYSVQQALVITANGAAEDSRKELLDALHLKRMGMTSINKASRSVKQSFHTLEHGELSVANSIWSRPDVKKSFADTIKGLGHAYQLDRDLQKAADNINDWTAKETKGRIEKIVDRVSPDTLALIINAVYFKESWKQPFDSNLTVPQKFYSSDGSSTKHPMMMQTNRLPYLENKDFQAVKLPYQDEHLAFVVILPKKTKTLQSLLPVMTYEHWRDWQKEWELKQVELKLPRFSFATEYVLNKPLKNMGMQTVFHHADFSNLFAEKTGGFISEVKHNTFIQVDEKGTEAGAATKVEIVESAAVPDVAMTVDRPFYFAVTDEKTGMLHFLGSIAKPTEK, encoded by the coding sequence ATGGAAATGAATTTAAAATGGAAAACGGCAGCTGTGTGGATCGCGCTTTTTTTAATAGCCGGCTGCGGAGGTGCGAAGAATACCGGGCCGGCGCCTGTTCCCAAACAGCAGTCAGCGCCGGGTGCAGAACCATCATTTGCCGCAGCTGAACAGCAATTTGCTTTCGAGCTGTTTCGCGAATTGGTGAAGCAAGAAGGGTTGTCACATAACATCTTCCTCTCTCCGTACAGTGTGCAGCAGGCGTTGGTCATAACCGCCAACGGCGCCGCGGAAGACAGCCGAAAAGAGCTGCTGGATGCTTTGCATCTTAAGCGGATGGGGATGACATCGATCAACAAAGCGTCCCGTTCTGTGAAACAATCCTTCCATACGCTGGAGCACGGCGAGCTTTCCGTAGCAAACTCGATATGGTCCAGGCCTGATGTGAAGAAAAGTTTTGCAGATACCATTAAAGGGCTCGGACATGCTTACCAGCTTGACCGGGATTTACAGAAGGCGGCGGACAACATCAACGACTGGACGGCAAAGGAGACGAAAGGACGGATTGAAAAAATCGTCGACCGCGTCTCTCCTGACACACTCGCCTTGATTATCAATGCCGTTTATTTTAAAGAAAGCTGGAAACAGCCATTTGACAGCAATCTGACGGTTCCTCAGAAGTTTTATTCATCGGACGGCTCTTCAACAAAACATCCTATGATGATGCAGACAAACCGTCTTCCATATCTGGAAAACAAGGATTTCCAAGCCGTTAAGCTTCCCTATCAAGACGAACACTTGGCTTTTGTCGTGATCCTTCCGAAGAAAACGAAAACTCTTCAGTCACTGCTTCCTGTGATGACGTATGAGCATTGGCGGGACTGGCAAAAGGAGTGGGAATTGAAGCAGGTTGAGCTCAAACTGCCGAGGTTCTCTTTTGCTACAGAATATGTTTTAAACAAGCCTCTCAAAAATATGGGAATGCAAACGGTGTTTCATCATGCCGACTTTTCAAATCTGTTTGCGGAAAAAACGGGAGGTTTCATCAGTGAAGTCAAGCACAACACGTTTATTCAAGTGGATGAGAAGGGCACTGAAGCCGGGGCGGCCACGAAAGTCGAGATTGTTGAATCGGCCGCGGTTCCGGATGTGGCAATGACGGTCGACCGTCCGTTTTATTTTGCGGTAACGGATGAGAAAACCGGGATGCTTCACTTTTTAGGCAGCATCGCCAAGCCGACGGAAAAGTGA
- a CDS encoding PPC domain-containing protein: MKKCLCFLMFGLLLLAVPTFSASASVYEDEYEPNNSAASAHDIGLWKYKTISATIHSPEDQDFYKFYATKGEQLAIHLKNIPAGTDYDLALFKDTYGYPEIDASERTGTQNEIVRFDVPETGKYIAAVKSKNGTYDGWGFYRLEFIDRMKSGTYTARLSPSAISSPGKGTVSPTAVVNLANVSAIPDGAVVKSVSAEGTISPSLGNTFREVMNKEEGIWHTTVSGGTLFPDIKLENGLPVKTTWNARYYSLAWSSSTWRSPELKINYQYDQTYGW; the protein is encoded by the coding sequence ATGAAAAAATGTTTATGTTTTTTGATGTTCGGTCTTTTGTTGTTAGCGGTGCCGACGTTTTCAGCCTCAGCGAGCGTATACGAAGATGAGTACGAACCGAATAATTCAGCAGCTTCCGCGCATGATATCGGACTGTGGAAATATAAGACGATTTCCGCTACGATTCATAGTCCCGAAGATCAAGATTTTTATAAGTTTTATGCAACAAAAGGGGAACAGCTTGCCATTCACCTTAAGAACATCCCTGCAGGTACAGACTACGACCTTGCTTTATTTAAAGACACCTACGGCTATCCTGAAATTGACGCTTCTGAAAGAACGGGAACCCAAAATGAAATCGTTCGTTTTGATGTTCCTGAAACGGGAAAGTATATCGCCGCCGTCAAATCGAAAAACGGCACATATGATGGATGGGGATTTTACAGGCTTGAATTTATAGACAGAATGAAAAGCGGCACATATACGGCCAGACTATCTCCATCCGCAATATCCAGCCCGGGAAAAGGGACCGTTTCGCCAACGGCTGTCGTAAACTTGGCAAATGTCTCAGCCATCCCTGACGGAGCGGTCGTCAAGAGCGTATCGGCAGAAGGAACGATTTCCCCGAGTCTTGGCAACACCTTTAGAGAAGTGATGAACAAGGAAGAAGGCATCTGGCATACGACCGTCTCTGGTGGAACATTGTTCCCGGACATTAAATTGGAAAACGGACTGCCTGTCAAAACGACATGGAATGCCAGATATTATTCGCTTGCATGGAGCAGTTCTACTTGGAGATCGCCGGAGCTAAAGATCAACTACCAATATGACCAAACATACGGCTGGTAA
- a CDS encoding macrolide 2'-phosphotransferase, with amino-acid sequence MTNVNRKIEHMLSLAEKHGLRLKRQHAELNESGMDFQVAFANDEDGVRWVLRRPRREDVIKRAADEGKVLQLLKSHLPVDVPDWRIHTAELIAYPKLAGIPAAVIDMEIKNYAWNMNHQPPSEAFVRSLAKTLSILHGIDHQTAAARGIQVLSPDDVRQTKGEQMERIKKELGVSRELWERWQRWLSDDSYWPSHTAMIHGDLHPPHVLIDDHDQVTGLLDWTEAKAADPAKDFLLYQTILGETETDRLIAYYEEEGGRVWPRMKEHITEMQAACGIDIGLFALVTKEKEHMDMAMEALGIK; translated from the coding sequence ATGACAAATGTTAACAGAAAAATTGAACACATGTTGAGCTTGGCGGAGAAACATGGACTCCGCCTGAAACGGCAACATGCCGAACTGAATGAGTCGGGCATGGATTTTCAAGTCGCTTTTGCCAATGATGAAGATGGTGTCAGGTGGGTGCTGAGAAGACCGAGGCGTGAAGATGTCATCAAAAGGGCAGCCGATGAAGGCAAGGTTTTGCAGCTGTTAAAGAGCCATCTCCCTGTCGATGTTCCGGATTGGCGGATTCATACAGCGGAGTTGATCGCGTATCCGAAGCTTGCCGGTATTCCGGCGGCGGTCATTGATATGGAGATCAAGAATTATGCATGGAATATGAATCACCAGCCGCCGTCTGAAGCGTTTGTGAGGTCATTGGCGAAAACGCTCTCTATCCTGCATGGCATCGATCATCAGACCGCAGCGGCACGGGGCATACAAGTGTTAAGCCCGGATGACGTAAGGCAAACAAAAGGCGAACAGATGGAGCGGATCAAAAAAGAGCTGGGTGTCAGCCGCGAGCTTTGGGAGCGATGGCAAAGGTGGCTTTCCGATGATTCGTATTGGCCCAGTCATACCGCGATGATCCACGGCGACCTGCATCCGCCTCATGTATTGATTGACGATCATGACCAAGTCACGGGCCTTTTGGATTGGACGGAGGCTAAAGCAGCTGATCCGGCTAAAGATTTCCTTCTCTATCAGACGATTTTGGGAGAAACGGAAACGGACCGGCTTATCGCGTATTATGAGGAAGAAGGCGGCCGCGTCTGGCCGCGGATGAAAGAGCACATTACGGAAATGCAGGCCGCCTGCGGAATCGACATCGGCCTGTTCGCACTTGTGACAAAGGAAAAAGAGCACATGGATATGGCGATGGAGGCGTTAGGGATAAAGTAA
- a CDS encoding class I adenylate-forming enzyme family protein, protein MGTLQQLINHHMESSDELEALSGGGRTFTFQEYHQRVNQLAHYLLEEGVQKGDHIAILCKNNHHFPVILLAALKIGATAVPLSWQLTPYELKGILDSCRPRAMFYDMEFADTLSPLQKELQFCLMIEAGAGMNTTEQFERLFKDRPSRVEAAQVTEHDLALMLFTSGTTGNPKGCMVNHGSLAAYLNDISAKGKRLKGTRFLASHPLYHMSSLNHVLQAAFDGAALYFLWDPEPFEILQEIEKKRIHMMMAFPSVYTYMLEEMKRHRFDLSSIMMLASGGTKVPVRLIKEYKDFGIQMVQGYGSTEAWTVSVWRPEMGWDKANSAGQPIPNVTVKIKDPDTQEDLPTGEVGEVVIKSPYVFEGYYQNAAATQRVLKDGWFYMGDSGFLDEDGFLFITGRYKDVIVYGGDNIYPDQVEEIIDQVPGVIESAVIGVPDEMYGEVPRAYVVKNDNSDLREEDIIAYCKERLSDYKIPEVVFTDSLPKNRLGKIVKTELRKKAVKGQ, encoded by the coding sequence TTGGGTACACTTCAGCAATTAATCAATCATCATATGGAATCTTCTGATGAGTTGGAGGCATTGTCAGGGGGAGGACGAACGTTTACGTTTCAGGAATATCATCAACGCGTTAACCAACTGGCACACTATCTGCTGGAGGAGGGTGTTCAAAAAGGAGATCATATCGCGATTTTATGTAAAAATAATCACCACTTCCCGGTTATTTTGCTGGCGGCATTAAAAATCGGTGCGACTGCCGTTCCTTTAAGCTGGCAATTGACACCTTATGAATTAAAGGGAATCCTGGATAGCTGCCGGCCTAGGGCCATGTTTTATGACATGGAGTTCGCCGATACATTGTCACCTCTTCAGAAGGAGCTTCAGTTCTGCCTGATGATCGAAGCAGGGGCGGGAATGAACACGACCGAACAGTTTGAACGTCTTTTTAAAGACCGGCCGTCACGGGTAGAGGCGGCGCAGGTGACTGAACATGATTTGGCTTTAATGCTGTTTACATCAGGCACGACAGGGAATCCGAAAGGCTGCATGGTCAACCACGGCAGTCTGGCTGCTTATTTGAACGATATCAGTGCGAAAGGAAAGCGGCTGAAAGGAACCCGCTTTTTGGCAAGCCATCCGCTATATCATATGAGTTCGCTGAATCATGTTTTGCAGGCCGCGTTTGACGGTGCGGCGCTGTATTTCTTATGGGACCCTGAACCGTTTGAAATCCTGCAGGAGATCGAGAAAAAACGCATCCATATGATGATGGCGTTTCCTTCCGTTTATACGTACATGCTCGAGGAAATGAAACGGCACCGGTTTGATCTGTCATCCATCATGATGCTTGCTTCCGGCGGTACAAAAGTGCCTGTGCGCTTGATTAAGGAATACAAAGATTTTGGAATTCAAATGGTGCAAGGCTATGGAAGTACAGAGGCATGGACGGTCAGTGTGTGGAGGCCGGAGATGGGCTGGGATAAAGCCAATTCAGCCGGCCAGCCGATTCCAAATGTCACAGTGAAAATCAAAGATCCGGACACACAGGAAGATCTTCCAACAGGTGAAGTCGGAGAGGTCGTCATCAAGAGCCCTTATGTGTTTGAAGGGTATTACCAAAACGCGGCCGCTACCCAAAGAGTGCTGAAAGATGGATGGTTTTACATGGGAGATTCAGGTTTTCTTGATGAAGACGGGTTTTTATTTATTACCGGTCGCTATAAAGATGTCATTGTTTACGGCGGTGACAATATATACCCGGATCAAGTCGAAGAGATCATCGACCAGGTGCCGGGTGTCATCGAGTCGGCTGTGATCGGTGTTCCCGATGAGATGTACGGAGAGGTTCCGCGGGCATATGTCGTCAAAAACGACAACTCTGACCTGAGGGAGGAAGACATTATCGCCTATTGCAAAGAACGTCTCTCAGACTATAAAATTCCTGAAGTCGTCTTTACGGATAGCCTTCCGAAAAACAGACTCGGCAAAATTGTCAAAACAGAATTGCGGAAAAAGGCTGTTAAAGGGCAGTGA
- a CDS encoding DMT family transporter, with translation MRRAEISIAEKKNDVQGGIQSAFGICFMVFGTMCFASKSIFVKWAYEQGATPDAVLLYRQLIAAPMFWLIFIVYRARFAARPKKTEVIKACTVGLLCFFLSPLFDFIGLHDVSAIVERMLVMSYPIFVLILSALLNKQMMPIRDFAAVLLVIGGLFLAVGGWDAQLVEANMTGAVLIILSAIFYAVYLVVSGQLVHKIGAVRMNAYGMSAASLAMAGYAGIRAAEGEPVNLVAYPPAMYGLFIMIAVVTTVIPFVFMLEGIKRIGAERGAFISMAGPVLTIFFGVLFLHEHLSLIQWLGCFLVLLVISLLEYRKQRS, from the coding sequence TTGAGAAGAGCTGAGATAAGCATAGCTGAGAAGAAAAACGATGTGCAAGGCGGCATTCAGTCCGCTTTCGGTATATGTTTTATGGTATTTGGGACGATGTGTTTTGCGTCCAAATCGATCTTTGTCAAATGGGCTTATGAACAAGGCGCAACACCGGATGCCGTTTTATTGTATAGGCAACTGATCGCCGCACCCATGTTTTGGCTGATATTTATAGTCTATCGGGCAAGGTTTGCGGCCAGACCGAAAAAAACAGAGGTCATAAAGGCCTGCACTGTAGGCCTGCTCTGTTTTTTTCTGTCACCGCTGTTTGATTTCATCGGTCTTCATGATGTGTCTGCAATTGTTGAACGGATGCTGGTGATGAGCTACCCGATCTTTGTGTTGATCCTGTCGGCTTTATTGAACAAACAGATGATGCCGATCCGCGACTTTGCCGCGGTCTTACTGGTGATTGGCGGGCTGTTTTTAGCCGTGGGCGGCTGGGATGCACAATTGGTTGAAGCGAACATGACGGGAGCGGTTTTGATTATCCTGTCGGCTATTTTTTATGCCGTTTATTTGGTTGTATCAGGACAGCTTGTCCACAAAATAGGGGCTGTGCGAATGAATGCTTACGGTATGTCGGCGGCAAGCCTGGCGATGGCCGGATATGCGGGGATTCGGGCAGCTGAAGGTGAGCCGGTCAACCTGGTTGCTTATCCCCCTGCAATGTACGGCTTATTTATCATGATTGCGGTTGTAACGACGGTCATACCGTTTGTCTTCATGCTTGAAGGCATCAAGCGGATCGGAGCGGAACGGGGAGCCTTCATATCAATGGCCGGCCCCGTCCTGACCATTTTTTTCGGCGTCTTGTTTTTGCACGAACATTTAAGCTTGATCCAGTGGTTGGGCTGCTTTCTTGTGCTGTTGGTCATTAGTTTATTGGAATACCGAAAACAAAGGAGTTAA
- a CDS encoding MarR family transcriptional regulator produces MKHHRIEANLLDHALTKYLRYSKKIDEETIPKNITSVKGFILRIIYRRQTCTVKDILQDVSLSPSATTTALNHLEKDGLVIRSRNNEDRRTVWLELSQEGKRIAAQMVENRQALIDKMFDKLPKEEKTAFFDLIEKVFL; encoded by the coding sequence ATGAAGCACCATAGGATAGAAGCCAATCTATTGGACCATGCATTGACGAAGTATTTGCGTTATTCAAAGAAAATAGACGAAGAAACGATCCCCAAAAACATCACCAGTGTTAAAGGGTTTATTTTGCGCATCATCTACAGACGCCAAACATGTACGGTAAAGGACATTTTGCAGGACGTTTCACTGTCTCCCTCGGCGACTACGACCGCTCTGAATCATTTGGAAAAAGACGGACTTGTCATCAGGTCGAGAAATAACGAAGACCGCCGCACCGTCTGGCTCGAGCTGTCACAAGAGGGAAAACGGATCGCCGCGCAAATGGTGGAAAACCGCCAGGCGCTGATAGACAAGATGTTTGACAAGCTGCCAAAAGAAGAGAAAACCGCTTTTTTTGATTTGATTGAAAAGGTGTTTTTATAA
- a CDS encoding DUF4885 domain-containing protein translates to MNIRDTVKLTLFTEKLKDSLSYKQQSNTKRSESEAVAKKDTLTISKQAEEAQKNGQSGKPRMNGAQFSIYSLYVDRQRLSSTIEETLSENGITLAENESIQIHIDEKNNITVEGTLDDQKRVQIEKALNGVEQLGARLLSHSDYVGEQNGKPVDKAAYEKWHVNEFLKTMAGLTLSDVSLNEAGDIIGGNEKLEKVMQAAANPKSDLDRSCRSMLKKLKNVLAKGPDTIPDRSATFGYSGGTLMDLNVSKGFSTGELEEWLDDPLLRKAILNG, encoded by the coding sequence ATGAATATTCGAGATACGGTAAAACTTACGCTCTTTACAGAAAAGCTGAAGGATTCACTTTCATATAAACAGCAGTCAAACACAAAAAGGTCTGAGTCCGAAGCCGTTGCAAAAAAGGATACGCTGACCATCAGCAAACAGGCTGAAGAAGCGCAAAAAAACGGACAATCGGGAAAACCGCGAATGAATGGTGCACAGTTTTCCATTTATTCTCTCTATGTAGACAGACAGCGCCTCAGCAGCACGATCGAAGAAACTCTCAGCGAAAACGGTATCACCCTTGCGGAAAATGAAAGCATCCAAATTCATATTGATGAAAAAAATAACATTACAGTTGAAGGGACTCTTGACGATCAGAAAAGAGTGCAAATCGAAAAGGCGCTGAATGGCGTAGAACAGCTGGGAGCGCGGCTGTTAAGCCATTCGGATTATGTCGGTGAACAGAATGGAAAGCCGGTAGACAAAGCCGCTTACGAAAAATGGCATGTCAATGAGTTTTTAAAAACGATGGCCGGGCTGACGCTGTCGGATGTCAGCTTGAATGAAGCGGGTGACATCATCGGCGGAAATGAGAAGCTTGAAAAAGTCATGCAAGCGGCCGCAAACCCGAAAAGCGATTTGGACAGAAGCTGCCGAAGCATGCTGAAAAAACTGAAGAATGTATTGGCAAAAGGTCCGGACACCATCCCCGACAGATCCGCTACTTTTGGCTATTCCGGCGGAACGCTCATGGATCTGAATGTTTCAAAAGGATTTTCCACCGGAGAGCTTGAAGAATGGCTGGATGATCCGCTGTTAAGAAAGGCCATCCTGAATGGCTGA
- a CDS encoding tryptophan RNA-binding attenuator protein inhibitory protein, giving the protein MVIAADDLETPCPHCEGSGEEDRLPCPKCSGKGVILTAQGNTLLHFIKKHIDE; this is encoded by the coding sequence ATGGTGATTGCAGCAGACGACCTGGAAACCCCTTGCCCGCATTGCGAAGGGAGCGGCGAGGAAGACCGGCTCCCGTGCCCGAAATGCTCGGGTAAAGGCGTTATTCTGACCGCGCAGGGTAATACATTGCTTCATTTTATTAAAAAGCATATCGATGAGTAA